The nucleotide sequence GTCCCTTGAGGTCGTCACCGAAGCGCAGCGACGCGCGCTCCTGGTCGTCCACCTCCACCACGAACTCCGAGGCGAAGCGGTCGCTGCCGAGCAAGTCCCGGCGCGGGTACCACGTCTCCTGGACGCCGCTGCCACCGCCGGGCAGCCCGGCGCGCTGCTCCGACAGCAGCACCGCGGGCTGGACGTTGCGCAGCTCCCACTGGAGCGCATGGGAGGCGGGGGCGTCCGGGTCCAGCGGCACCAGCACGCCGCGCCGGTTTCGGACGCGGCCCTGCTGCGTCAGCGGGGCCTGCCGCAGGCGGGGCGGGGACAGCTCCACGCGGGGGCCCACCTCCAGCTCTTCTCGCGGCAGCACGGTGCGCCCGTGGTCGACGACGACCACGTTGCCCCGCGCCACGCACAGGGGCAGCGGCTCGGTGCCGTCGCGCGCGGGCACGGTGCCCAGGCACAGGTCGAAGCCCAGCGCGTCCGCGTCCGACCAGCCCACCTCCACCACCTGGAGCGGGTGCGGGTTGGGCGTGGCCTCGGTGTAGGGCAGGCCGGTGGCCTCGTCGAAGAGCGGGTCCGTCGTGTACGTCACCGACGTGAGCCGCACGACCTGGCGGCGCTCCGGGCGGGCCTCGCCCTCGTCACCGCGCGCGGGGCCGCGGACCTCCTCCAGCAGCAGCAGCTCCCCCACGGAGAGCTTCACGCCGCCGTCCGGCAGGTGGCCGTCCTTGTTGCGCAGGGTGGCGTGCGTGGCGCCCTTCTCGAGGCGGGCCGTCGGCTCGCCCCAGGTGTAGAAGGGGATGAGGTTGCGCTCCTTGCGCAGCAGCGCGTCGTGCAGCGGCTCGAACACCTCCGCGCGTGAGTACAGCCGCAGGTCGAGCTGGTCCTCGCGCGCGGCCACCGGCAGCGTCTCCACGGCGGTGAGCAGCTGCACCACCACGTCCGGCCCGTGCGACAGGTAGAGGGGCGGGTCCCCCGCGCCGGAGCCCACCTCCAGCACGACGAAGGAGCGCGCGTTGCTGCCATCGTGCATCAGGAAGTCGAGCAGGCGCGCATGCCGGCGGACGGAGATGCGCTGCCGGGCCGTGCCCAGGTAGGCCTCGGTGGCGACGGCGTCCTGGTAGTAGCTGAGGTAGTCGCCAGCGGCGGCCAGCGTCTCCACCAGGGTGACGCCCAGGTCGGCCGGGTTGCGCTCCTTCCAGTCCGGCAGCAGCGTGGACAGCCTGTCCAACATCAGCCGGCGAAAGCTGGCGTAGTCCTTCGCCAGGTAGTCGATCTCCGGCTCCTCCGCCACGGCGCGCACCGTGGGGGCGGCGGGGCCGCAGTCGAACTCGCTCTCCAGCACCTGGAAGGAGAAGTCCAGCCCCTGCAGCTGCCGGTCGAGGAGGACGCCGGGCGGCGAGGTGAGGGTGAGGTTGTACGTGGACAGGTCTCCGCGAGACCAGGTCCGGACGACCAGCACTCGTGCGGGCACGGGGGAGGCATTCGGGGCCGCCGGGTCGTACTGGTCCCTGCGCTGGAGGTACGCCGCGAGTGCGTTCGCATGGACCTGGCTCCAGCCGAACCGGAGCCAGGCCCGGGGAACTCCCAGCTGGGGCAGCAGCGCGCTGGCCACCACCGTCCACTGGACGGGGATGGAGGTGAGGCGGGCCCCGCCCCGGATGGCCACCAGGCCGGGCTCCATGCTGCCGAGGCCATCCGGCTTCAGCATGTAGACGAGCAGGTACGCCCCCGGGTCGTCCGGGGTGATGGAGGGGAGCACCTCCACGTAGTCGATGCCGTTGAGGGGCTGCTGGCTGGCGCGGACCTGGTTGCGGCGGGTCTCGCTCGCGCTGGCGTTGGAGGGAGCCATGTCAGACCTCGCGGGTGATCTGCGTGACCTGCCGCTGCTGGGTGCGCCGGACGACGTACTGCACCGTCACCTGGAGCACCGAGTCCACGGCCCGCACGTCCACCGCGTTCACCTGGATGACGTCCCCCAGCCACTGCTGCAGCGCGCCCTGGATCATGAACTGCGTGGCGGAGGCAATCTCGTCGCTCAGGGGCGAGAAGACCATCTGCCGCACGGCGGTGCCGAAGGCGGGGCGGTTGATGCGCTCGCCCGGGGACGTGAAGAGGAGCTGCTCGATGAGCTGCTTGATGTGGTCGTCCGTGTCGGCGGTGGCGGTGCGGCCGCGGCCATCGAGGCGGAAGGGAAAGCCGAAGTTCGTCATCACATCCCCCTGGCCCGCACCTGCGTGACGGTGACCATCAGCGGAGTGCCGTTGGGCGTACAGATGGCCTGGCTGTCCTGCAGCAGCAGCGGCTGGCCTCCGGAGCGCACCCGCGTGGCGGCCACCGTCCACTGCGCGGTGATGCACGGCATCGGGCCGCCAGGGGTGGTGAAGGGGCAGGCGCTCACCGTGTACATGTTGGACTGGACGACGGTGGGCTGGCCGGACACCCGCACGCGCGGGTTGGTGACCGCGGGCTGGGCCTGGCCGGCGTGCGCGCACATCACCGTGGCGCCCATGTGGAGCAGGAAGCCGGGCATCAGACCACCTCCAGCGCGCCGTCGTTGATGCTCACGCTCGCGGGCGTCAGCGCAATCTTCGCGGCGCCGTTGGAGATCTCGATGCCCGAAGGGCCGAGGACGATTTTGAGCGGCGTCGCCACCACCGGAGGCATCACCTCCAGGGTGACGCCGCCGGCGCCCGGCAGCTCGTTCACCGTGAGGGTGACGCCGTTCGTCTTGAAGACCTTCATCGCTTCGATGGCGGGCTGCGCGGGCACCTCGCCCGTGCCCCAGAAGCAGCCGGTCCAGATGGGGTAGTCCGGGTCGCCGCCCTCGAACTCCACCCAGACGTTGGCGCCGACGGGAGGCAGGGCGAACATCCCCACCTGCGGGCCCGCGAAGGGCGTGCAGGGCATGGCCCAGCTCAGCGTCCCGTCGCCCAGCACCGCCGGCACGCCCACCTGGACGCGCCCCAGCATCAGCGGGTCCACGTTGTTGACGATGCGGCCACGGAACTTCCCGAAGTAGCGATTCATGGTCTGACCACCGGAGTCGTGGAGCCGTAGCCTTCGCGCGTCAGCGTGAAGCGCTGCGTGTAGTCCCCTCGCTTGATGGAGTGGGAGACCCGCTTGACGTAGTAGAGGCCGTCGTGGAGGTAGCCGGCGCCGCGCACGCCCACCACGCCGCGCGGCTGGAGCAGCGTGCCGTAGCGCGTGACGTCCAGCTCTCCCGTCGCCGTCAGCACCTGGTCCGCGGAAGCATCCGTGCGCCCCTGCGCGCGCGCGAGCGCCTGGGTATAGGTGAGCCCCGCGACATCCTCCATCCGCTGCTGCCGGACGTGGGGGAACTGCGCCACCACCGCGGGCAGCGCCGCCATGGGCGGCAGGCGCAGGGGGGCGAAGGTCTGGAAGGGGAGCGTCTGGTGGAGCTGCCTGTCCCGCACCTGGCCCGAGTACGTGCTCTGCGCGAGCGCGTTGTACTGGAACTGGATGGAGGACACGTTGGTGGCCATGCCCATGTTCACCGACAGCGCCGGCTGCGGTACGTCGAACCGCTTGGGCGGGCCCCACCAGGCGACGCTCGTCATCGGGGCGGGGCCGGGGCTCAGGTAGAAGACGTAGCCGTGCCGCGCCGCGAGCCGCTGCAGGAAGGCCAGGTCCGTCTCCGTCTGCACGGGAGTCCGCTCGATGGGCAGCGGCGGGTCGATGACCAGCGGCGGGGTGACGAGCGGGATGAGGCCGTGGTGGGCGTAGCTCCCGATCAGCTTGAAGGCGATGAGCGTTTCGTCCTGGGCGGGGTGCTCCACCCGCTTGTCCTCCAGGTCCATCAGCACGCTGAGGTCCTCGCCCGTCAGCGTGAGGCGCGACTCGCCGGGCTGGTCGCTGGGCGAAAACTGGATGTTGGTGATGACGCCGTCCATGAGGACGGAGGGCATCAGGTTCACCGTCATCACGAGCACGACGCGGTTGAAGGGCTTGACGAGGGAGCTGGCGAGCAGGGCCGTCTCCAGGGCATCGCCCTGTCCGGTGCGTCCCACCTGGAAGGTGAGCTGGAAGCCCGAGCGTCCCTCGTCGCCGTGCTCGACCTCGGCGCTCTCCAGCGCCTCCAGGACGAACGGCGGCACGGGCGCGGCCACGGTGGGCCCCATCATCACGGTCAGGTGCGTCCCCAGCACGGTGGCTCCTCGACGCTCAGGGGCGCGGCATGGGGATGCGCACGAGCTGCTCCGGCGTGCGCTCCAGCTCGAAGGGGCTCAGGGCGTGGTTGGCGTCGCAGATGCGCCAGTACTGCTCGGGGTCCCCGAGCGTGCGGGCGGCGAGCAGGTCCAGCCGCTCGCCCTCCACCGGCAGCACCTCGCTCAGCGTGAGCAGCTCCGACGGCTGCGCGATGAAGCGGCGCCGCTTGTAGGCGATGGTCCGCCCCGACGGACTCGTGTACGTCGCGGTCTCCAGGTTGTGGTAGCGGCTCTTCAGCTCCAGCATGGTCCACCTCAGAAGAGTTTGACGTTGCCACCCATCGCTGCCGCCACGCTGCTGCCCGCCCCGACGGTGGCCAGGGTCTCCTTGACCACCTGGTGCGTCAGGAAGAGGGCGTAGCCGGGGTGGGTGATGGACAAGTCGTTGTAGCTCAGCACCCGCAGCGACAGGGACACGCGGGCCCGCAGGGGATTGAGGTCGTTGTCGTAGGCCTCTTCGGTGACGGTGAAGTCGGACACCCGCACCGGCAGCACGCGCTTGGCGCCCCAGATGAAGAGGGTGAGCGGCGCCATGGGCGGGACTATCTCCAGGCTCCCCGTCGCCATGAGGACGGTGTTGGCGATGACGAGCGCGCTCTTGGGGTAGAGCATCATCTCCAGCGACGCGAGCTGGGGGTGGATGCCCGTGGCCGTCGCCACCGGGTCGTCGCCCTCCAGCTGGTCGGTGGCGTCCAGCTCCACGTCCAGCTTGATGGTCTCCACGGGCGCCCCGCGCAGGCGCAGCGCCTCCGAGCGCGAGGCATTCTCCCCGGCGCCCTGCATCTGGAGGGTCCGCGACAGGGTGTCCGGGTTGTATTGGAAGATGATGGAGCCCGCGAGCGCGTTGAACGTGTCGACGCTGACGAGGGCGCCCTTGAGCATCCGTGGCGAGCGGGGCGTCATTTCCAGCCTCCATGCAGCGTCCGCGCGAGCTGCGTGCCCAGCTGCTCGGACTTCATTCCGGGCGTCACGGTGATCGGGGCGGGGCTGTAGCGCTCGAAGCGCTCCGGGCTCGCGAGCAGCGTCTGGAGTCCCTCGCTGGCCACCAGCGTCTGGAGCTCGCGCTGGAGCGCCTCGGCCACCGCGTGGCGGTCCGCGACGTCGACGCCGTGCAGCACCAGCTCCTCGATGTGGATCTCGATGTCCTGGGGCTTCACGTCCATCCCGCCACCTCCGCGTCCGTCAGGGGTTTCTCCAGCTTGGCGTACTCCATGCGGGTGGCACGGAGCAGGTGGCCCATGCCCACCGGGCTGCCCTCGGCCGCGGCGATGAAGGCGGCGTTGAGGGCGATGTTGCGGATGTTGCCGCCGGCCATGTTCACCCGGGCCAGGCGCGGGTAGTCCAGGCCGTTGAGCGGGGTGCGCTTGGGGAAGACGCGCCGCCACAGCTCCTGCCGCTGCTCGGCGTCCGGGAAGGGGAACTGCACGACGAAGCGCAGGCGGCGCATGAAGGCCACGTCCAGCGCGCTCTTGAAGTTCGTGGTGAGGATGGCGAGCCCGCGGTACGCCTCCATGCGCTGGAGCAGGTAGCTCACCTCCAGGTTGGCGTACCGGTCATGGCTGTCGCGCACCTCGCTGCGCTTGCCGAACAGGGCGTCCGCCTCATCGAAGAGGAGGATGACGCCGCCCTCGTCCGCGGCGTCGAAGATGCGGCGCAGGTTCTTCTCCGTCTCGCCGATGTACTTGCTCACCACCTGGCTCAGGTCGATGCGGTACAGGTCGAGCCCCAGCTCGGCGGAGAGCACCTCGGCGGCCATCGTCTTGCCGGTGCCGCTGGGCCCGGAGAAGAGGGCGCTGATGCCCAGGCCGCGGTGGCCGCGCTCGGCGAAGCCCCACGTGTCGTGGACGTGCGCGCGGTGGCGGACCTGGGTCGCCAGCTCGCGCAGGAGCAGGAGCTGTTGCGGCGGCAGGACGAGCTCCTCCCAGCCCGCCGCGGAGTCGATGCG is from Pyxidicoccus xibeiensis and encodes:
- a CDS encoding putative baseplate assembly protein, with the protein product MAPSNASASETRRNQVRASQQPLNGIDYVEVLPSITPDDPGAYLLVYMLKPDGLGSMEPGLVAIRGGARLTSIPVQWTVVASALLPQLGVPRAWLRFGWSQVHANALAAYLQRRDQYDPAAPNASPVPARVLVVRTWSRGDLSTYNLTLTSPPGVLLDRQLQGLDFSFQVLESEFDCGPAAPTVRAVAEEPEIDYLAKDYASFRRLMLDRLSTLLPDWKERNPADLGVTLVETLAAAGDYLSYYQDAVATEAYLGTARQRISVRRHARLLDFLMHDGSNARSFVVLEVGSGAGDPPLYLSHGPDVVVQLLTAVETLPVAAREDQLDLRLYSRAEVFEPLHDALLRKERNLIPFYTWGEPTARLEKGATHATLRNKDGHLPDGGVKLSVGELLLLEEVRGPARGDEGEARPERRQVVRLTSVTYTTDPLFDEATGLPYTEATPNPHPLQVVEVGWSDADALGFDLCLGTVPARDGTEPLPLCVARGNVVVVDHGRTVLPREELEVGPRVELSPPRLRQAPLTQQGRVRNRRGVLVPLDPDAPASHALQWELRNVQPAVLLSEQRAGLPGGGSGVQETWYPRRDLLGSDRFASEFVVEVDDQERASLRFGDDLKGRRPLSGTRFAAHYRVGNGSRGNVSAEALRHVVFTPLTSAGLASVATHVDATKGILRVRNPLPAVGGREPQTTDEVRLLAPTAFRTQERAVTEADYAAVAERHPEVQKAAAVFRWTGSWHTVFVFVDRVGGLPVDEEFRGRLGAFLERYRMTRHDVHIESPRYVPLDIAFTVHVASDYLRSTVRKALLEAFSNTVLNDGTRGFFHPDRWSFGQAVLLSQLIATAMAVPGVSWVDFTDNSGESPPPGRLRRFHRWGVPQAGELSQGLIPIGPLEIARLDNDAGRPENGRLEFYMEGGL
- a CDS encoding GPW/gp25 family protein — translated: MTNFGFPFRLDGRGRTATADTDDHIKQLIEQLLFTSPGERINRPAFGTAVRQMVFSPLSDEIASATQFMIQGALQQWLGDVIQVNAVDVRAVDSVLQVTVQYVVRRTQQRQVTQITREV
- a CDS encoding DUF4280 domain-containing protein encodes the protein MPGFLLHMGATVMCAHAGQAQPAVTNPRVRVSGQPTVVQSNMYTVSACPFTTPGGPMPCITAQWTVAATRVRSGGQPLLLQDSQAICTPNGTPLMVTVTQVRARGM
- a CDS encoding phage baseplate assembly protein V, translating into MNRYFGKFRGRIVNNVDPLMLGRVQVGVPAVLGDGTLSWAMPCTPFAGPQVGMFALPPVGANVWVEFEGGDPDYPIWTGCFWGTGEVPAQPAIEAMKVFKTNGVTLTVNELPGAGGVTLEVMPPVVATPLKIVLGPSGIEISNGAAKIALTPASVSINDGALEVV
- a CDS encoding LysM domain-containing protein, whose amino-acid sequence is MLELKSRYHNLETATYTSPSGRTIAYKRRRFIAQPSELLTLSEVLPVEGERLDLLAARTLGDPEQYWRICDANHALSPFELERTPEQLVRIPMPRP